Proteins from a single region of Stappia sp. ES.058:
- the bchE gene encoding magnesium-protoporphyrin IX monomethyl ester anaerobic oxidative cyclase, which translates to MRIVLVHPNYHSGGAEIAGSWPPAWVAYLAGSLRRAGFDDIHFIDAMTHHLDDDALSARLAALQPDIVGVTAITPSIYTAERVLEVARDACPDAVRVLGGVHATFMYKQVLSEAPQVDVIVRGEGEEIFATLVTAIAAGLWRDAVGGIKGLAFRKGDEIIATPAAPTVKDLDGIDPDWSLLEWENYIYVPLGVRVAIPNMARGCPFTCSFCSQWKFWRDYRVRDPRKVVDEIERLVTDHQVGFFILADEEPTINRKKFIAFCEELIARGLPDKVKWGINTRVTDILRDEALLPLYRKAGLVHVSLGTEAAAQLKLDRFNKETKVADNRRAIELLRNADIFVEAQFIVGLDNETPETLEETYKMARDWNPDLANWAMYTPWPFSPLYQDLGDKVEVFDFSKYNFVTPIMKPEAMDRAELLDRVMNNYRRFYMKKALFDYPWRGSGFRRRYLLGCLKAFLRAGFQRTFYDLGKVGYWGPQSKKKVDFHFDDTRKIAPAQLEDWEAAAERAQKAKAARQQAAAQKACGGSEEQMADA; encoded by the coding sequence ATGCGCATCGTGCTCGTTCATCCGAACTATCATTCCGGCGGCGCCGAGATTGCCGGCAGCTGGCCGCCGGCGTGGGTCGCCTATCTCGCCGGCAGCCTTCGGCGCGCGGGTTTCGACGACATTCATTTCATTGATGCGATGACGCATCACCTCGACGACGACGCCCTGTCGGCGCGTCTCGCCGCGCTTCAGCCCGATATCGTCGGCGTCACGGCGATCACGCCGTCGATCTACACGGCTGAACGGGTGCTCGAGGTGGCACGCGATGCCTGCCCGGACGCGGTGCGGGTGCTGGGCGGCGTGCATGCGACCTTCATGTACAAGCAGGTCTTGAGCGAGGCGCCGCAGGTCGATGTGATCGTGCGCGGGGAGGGCGAGGAGATCTTCGCCACTCTGGTGACCGCCATCGCCGCCGGGCTCTGGCGCGATGCGGTGGGCGGGATCAAGGGGCTGGCTTTCCGCAAGGGCGACGAGATCATCGCAACGCCCGCCGCGCCGACGGTGAAGGACCTGGACGGCATCGATCCCGACTGGTCGCTGCTGGAGTGGGAAAACTACATCTATGTGCCGCTCGGCGTTCGCGTCGCGATCCCCAACATGGCGCGCGGTTGCCCCTTCACCTGTTCGTTCTGCTCGCAGTGGAAGTTCTGGCGCGACTACCGGGTGCGCGACCCGAGGAAGGTCGTCGACGAGATCGAGCGGCTGGTGACCGATCACCAGGTCGGCTTCTTCATCCTCGCGGACGAGGAACCCACCATCAACCGCAAGAAATTCATCGCCTTTTGCGAGGAATTGATCGCGCGCGGCCTGCCCGACAAGGTGAAATGGGGCATCAACACGCGGGTCACCGACATCCTGCGCGACGAGGCGCTGCTGCCGCTCTACCGCAAGGCGGGGCTGGTGCATGTCTCGCTCGGCACGGAAGCGGCGGCGCAGTTGAAGCTCGACCGGTTCAACAAGGAAACCAAGGTCGCCGACAACCGCCGCGCCATTGAGCTGTTGCGCAACGCCGACATCTTCGTCGAGGCGCAGTTCATCGTCGGGCTGGACAACGAGACCCCGGAAACCCTTGAGGAAACCTACAAGATGGCGCGGGACTGGAACCCGGATCTCGCCAACTGGGCGATGTACACGCCCTGGCCATTCTCGCCGCTCTATCAGGATCTTGGCGACAAGGTCGAGGTGTTCGACTTCTCGAAATACAATTTCGTCACGCCGATCATGAAGCCGGAGGCCATGGACCGCGCCGAACTGCTCGACCGGGTGATGAACAACTACCGCCGCTTCTACATGAAGAAGGCGCTGTTCGATTATCCCTGGCGCGGCAGCGGCTTTCGCCGGCGCTATTTGCTGGGTTGCCTGAAGGCGTTTCTCAGGGCCGGGTTCCAGCGCACCTTCTACGATCTCGGCAAGGTCGGCTACTGGGGGCCGCAATCGAAGAAGAAGGTCGATTTCCACTTCGACGACACGCGCAAGATCGCCCCGGCCCAGCTCGAGGACTGGGAGGCGGCCGCCGAGCGGGCGCAGAAGGCGAAGGCGGCCCGGCAACAGGCAGCCGCGCAAAAAGCGTGCGGCGGCAGCGAGGAGCAGATGGCCGATGCCTGA